Proteins co-encoded in one Arachis hypogaea cultivar Tifrunner chromosome 11, arahy.Tifrunner.gnm2.J5K5, whole genome shotgun sequence genomic window:
- the LOC112722660 gene encoding kinesin-like protein KIN-8A yields the protein MPVSTRSQMTPNRVRDEPDSRLRNPHHGLKEKLRALTMLYEQQKQASQALKNPSLKFQNEQSNENNRQEQSKTESRIMRENKMYNLLPNSTVTRTFVLPQPLPPPPPPPPPSRAATATAADEDTKENLPVLGTDRIVGFSCQRKSTTTKNTTMVSDSASNTVARKLSMGAAAAAVAAEESSEKQGKVDGNGSRILVFVRLRPMNKKEKEAGSRCSVRVVNRRDVYLTEFANENDYLRLNRVRGRHFTFDAAFPESATQQEVYSTTTSELVEAVLQGRNGSVFCYGATGAGKTYTMLGTVENPGVMVLAIKDVFSKIRQRSCDGNHVVHLSYLEVYNETVRDLLSPGRPLVLREDKQGIVAAGLTQYRAYSTDEVMALLQQGNQNRTTEPTRANETSSRSHAILQVVIEYRVRDAAMNIVNRVGKLSLIDLAGSERALATDQRTLRSLEGANINRSLLALSSCINALVEGKKHIPYRNSKLTQLLKDSLGGTCNTIMIANISPSNLSFGETQNTVHWADRAKEIRTKVRDANEDQLPVPETETDQAKLVIELQKENRELRMQLAKQQQKLLTVQAQSLAAQSSPTPPSASALSTPPTSTQPNEKRRTRSSFLSGTCFTPESNKKKGAELAVRTLNRTVKALEAEIERMKKDHSLQLKQKDDLIRELSQKGGIQTTAATTAEEVRKRVVTRASLRLKESSNGELKSPSHRFRSPVQVAKKRSFWDITTSNSPSIATFNGRKTRSHVIPEPTTAPPPSMLLQPGFARQKANI from the exons ATGCCGGTTTCGACACGGTCTCAGATGACGCCGAACCGGGTTCGAGACGAACCGGACTCGCGGCTGAGGAACCCGCACCATggcctgaaggagaagcttaggGCACTGACAATGCTCTACGAGCAGCAGAAGCAAGCTTCTCAAGCTCTCAAGAACCCTTCTCTGAAGTTCCAAAATGAACAGAGCAATGAAAACAACAGACAAGAACAGAGTAAAACAGAGAGCAGAATCATGAGAGAGAACAAAATGTACAACCTTCTTCCAAATTCGACCGTTACAAGAACCTTCGTGTTGCCAcaaccactaccaccaccaccaccaccaccaccaccatcacgcGCCGCCACCGCCACTGCCGCCGACGAAGACACAAAGGAGAACCTTCCAGTTCTTGGAACCGACCGAATCGTTGGGTTTTCGTGCCAGAGAAAATCCACAACGACGAAAAATACAACAATGGTTTCGGATTCTGCTTCCAACACGGTGGCTAGGAAGCTGTCGATGGGGGCAGCGGCGGCGGCGGTGGCGGCGGAGGAGAGCTCGGAGAAACAGGGGAAGGTGGATGGGAATGGGAGCAGGATCCTCGTGTTTGTGAGGCTTAGGCCTATGAACAAGAAGGAGAAAGAAGCGGGTTCACGGTGCTCCGTTAGGGTCGTTAATCGCCGTGACGTTTATCTAACGGAATTTGCGAACGAGAACGATTATCTGAGGCTGAATAGGGTTCGTGGAAGGCACTTCACTTTTGATGCTGCGTTTCCTGAATCGGCTACTCAGCAAGAAGTTTATTCAACTAC GACCTCAGAACTAGTGGAAGCAGTTCTGCAAGGGAGGAATGGTTCAGTGTTCTGTTATGGTGCCACGGGGGCTGGAAAGACTTACACCATGCTCGGCACCGTAGAGAATCCTGGAGTGATGGTATTGGCAATCAAAGATGTTTTTAGCAAAATCAGGCAGAGAAGTTGTGATGGGAACCATGTTGTTCATCTGTCGTATCTTGAGGTCTACAATGAAACAGTTAGGGATTTACTTTCCCCTGGAAGGCCTCTGGTTCTTAGAGAAGATAAACAG GGGATTGTGGCAGCAGGTCTTACACAATATAGAGCTTATTCCACAGATGAA GTTATGGCATTGCTGCAACAAGGAAATCAGAACAGAACCACTGAACCAACTCGTGCGAATGAAACATCTTCGCGTTCCCATGCAATTTTGCAG GTTGTGATTGAATACCGAGTTAGGGATGCAGCGATGAATATAGTTAATCGTGTGGGAAAGCTCTCATTGATTGATCTTGCAGGGTCAGAGAGAGCTCTTGCCACAGATCAAAGAACACTTAGATCTCTTGAGGGCGCTAACATAAACCGGTCTCTCCTTGCACTAAGCAGCTGCATAAATGCTCTTGTGGAAGGCAAAAAACACATACCATATAGGAATTCCAAACTCACTCAACTCCTCAAGGACTCATTAGGAGGAACATGTAACACTATCATGATTGCGAACATAAGCCCAAGTAACCTCTCATTTGGCGAAACACAGAATACTGTTCACTGGGCCGATAGAGCCAAGGAGATTCGGACAAAG GTAAGAGATGCTAATGAGGATCAATTGCCAGTGCCGGAGACAGAAACTGACCAGGCCAAGTTGGTAATCGAGCTGCAAAAGGAGAATCGTGAATTGAGAATGCAGCTAGCGAAGCAGCAACAGAAATTGTTGACTGTTCAAGCACAGTCCTTGGCTGCGCAATCCTCTCCAACACCGCCTTCAGCTTCAGCTCTTTCTACTCCTCCAACATCCACACAGCCTAACGAAAAACGAAGGACTAGATCTTCTTTCCTCTCGGGAACTTGTTTCACTCCAGAATCCAACAAGAAGAAAGGAGCTGAGCTAGCTGTGAGAACACTTAACCGAACCGTGAAAGCACTGGAGGCAGAGATCGAGAGAATGAAGAAAGATCATAGTTTGCAGCTAAAGCAAAAAGATGATCTTATTCGCGAGCTTTCACAAAAGGGTGGAATTCAAACCACTGCAGCAACAACAGCAGAAGAAGTAAGGAAGAGAGTGGTGACCAGGGCTAGCCTAAGGCTAAAGGAGTCAAGCAATGGCGAGTTGAAGAGTCCAAGCCATCGCTTTCGATCACCAGTCCAAGTTGCCAAGAAGAGAAGCTTTTGGGACATAACCACATCTAACAGCCCATCGATTGCAACATTTAATGGCAGAAAAACCAGAAGTCATGTCATTCCTGAACCTACTACTGCACCCCCTCCATCAATGCTTCTTCAG CCTGGTTTTGCTCGGCAAAAAGCGAATATTTAA
- the LOC112722658 gene encoding protein Dr1 homolog isoform X2 yields the protein MEPMDIVGKSKEDASLPKATMTKIIKEMLPPDVRVARDAQDLLIECCVEFINLVSSESNEVCSREEKRTIAPEHVLKALEVLGFGEYIEEVYAAYEQHKLETMDSLKGGGKWSNGAEMTEEEALAEQQRMFAEARARMNGGAIASKQPEADQSLDS from the exons ATGGAGCCTATGGACATCGTCGGCAAATCGAAGGAAGATGCTTCGCTTCCTAAAG CAACAATGACAAAAATTATTAAAGAGATGTTACCTCCAGATGTACGTGTTGCAAGAGACGCACAAGATCTATTGATCGAGTGTTGTGTAG AATTTATAAACCTTGTTTCGTCGGAGTCCAATGAAGTCTGTAGCAGAGAGGAAAAACGGACTATTGCACCTGAGCATGTACTGAAGGCTTTAGAG GTCCTCGGCTTTGGCGAGTACATTGAAGAAGTCTATGCAGCATATGAACAGCACAAGCTGGAGACCATG GACTCTTTAAAAGGTGGTGGTAAGTGGAGCAATGGAGCTGAGATGACCGAAGAAGAAGCATTAGCAGAGCAGCAACGGATGTTTGCAGAGGCGCGAGCCAGGATGAATGGCGGGGCTATTGCTTCCAAGCAGCCAGAAGCTGACCAAAGTTTAGATAGCTAA
- the LOC112722658 gene encoding protein Dr1 homolog isoform X1: MEPMDIVGKSKEDASLPKATMTKIIKEMLPPDVRVARDAQDLLIECCVEFINLVSSESNEVCSREEKRTIAPEHVLKALEVLGFGEYIEEVYAAYEQHKLETMQDSLKGGGKWSNGAEMTEEEALAEQQRMFAEARARMNGGAIASKQPEADQSLDS, translated from the exons ATGGAGCCTATGGACATCGTCGGCAAATCGAAGGAAGATGCTTCGCTTCCTAAAG CAACAATGACAAAAATTATTAAAGAGATGTTACCTCCAGATGTACGTGTTGCAAGAGACGCACAAGATCTATTGATCGAGTGTTGTGTAG AATTTATAAACCTTGTTTCGTCGGAGTCCAATGAAGTCTGTAGCAGAGAGGAAAAACGGACTATTGCACCTGAGCATGTACTGAAGGCTTTAGAG GTCCTCGGCTTTGGCGAGTACATTGAAGAAGTCTATGCAGCATATGAACAGCACAAGCTGGAGACCATG CAGGACTCTTTAAAAGGTGGTGGTAAGTGGAGCAATGGAGCTGAGATGACCGAAGAAGAAGCATTAGCAGAGCAGCAACGGATGTTTGCAGAGGCGCGAGCCAGGATGAATGGCGGGGCTATTGCTTCCAAGCAGCCAGAAGCTGACCAAAGTTTAGATAGCTAA
- the LOC112722659 gene encoding protein MIZU-KUSSEI 1 has product MKTLLMERTTTSTNSTTSSTSNLTLNSSGNPSQDMSSKRHHFHWTNKVGNEEEEQQEEAELSLPTSQTVSKIIEEETKAAKEEQLLDNKAVQGTTSQARRKLQAVAISKLRSVLTVFNKNRSNLPFGLGPRVVGTLFGYRRGHVHFAFQKDPTSQPAFLIELATPISGLVREMASGLVRIALECDKEKNKEGVENEKKEKEKKQVRLLQETLWRTYCNGKKCGYATRRECGPKDWDILKAVEPISMGAGVLPVNNNNGEGGGGSDGGEVMYMRARFERIVGSRDSEAFYMMNPDSNGAPELSIYLLRV; this is encoded by the coding sequence ATGAAGACACTTCTCATGGAGAGAACAACCACCTCAACAAactcaacaacctcatcaacctCAAACTTAACCTTAAACTCTTCAGGAAACCCATCTCAAGACATGTCTTCCAAGAGGCACCACTTCCACTGGACTAACAAAGTtggaaacgaagaagaagaacagcAAGAAGAAGCTGAACTATCTCTTCCCACTTCCCAGACAGTGTCCAAGATCATAGAAGAGGAGACAAAAGCAGCAAAAGAAGAACAACTTCTTGACAACAAAGCTGTTCAAGGAACAACTTCACAAGCAAGGAGGAAGCTTCAGGCAGTGGCAATCTCCAAACTCCGTTCAGTTCTCACAGTTTTCAACAAGAACCGTTCCAACCTACCCTTTGGTCTTGGCCCTCGTGTAGTTGGAACACTCTTCGGTTACCGTCGTGGCCATGTCCATTTTGCTTTTCAGAAGGACCCCACTTCACAACCCGCGTTTCTCATAGAGCTTGCAACACCGATAAGCGGTTTGGTTCGGGAAATGGCTTCTGGGTTGGTCAGAATCGCCTTGGAATGTGATAAAGAGAAGAACAAAGAAGGTGTAGAGaatgagaagaaggagaaggagaagaagcaaGTGAGGCTTCTTCAGGAGACTCTGTGGAGGACCTATTGCAACGGTAAAAAGTGTGGCTATGCTACAAGGAGAGAGTGTGGGCCTAAAGACTGGGATATTCTGAAAGCCGTGGAACCAATTTCAATGGGTGCTGGTGTTCTTCCAGTGAACAACAACAATGGTGAGGGTGGTGGTGGTTCTGATGGTGGTGAAGTTATGTATATGAGGGCAAGGTTTGAGAGAATTGTTGGGTCAAGAGACTCTGAAGCTTTCTATATGATGAACCCTGATAGCAATGGAGCACCTGAACTTAGTATCTATTTGCTTAGAGTCTAG